Proteins encoded by one window of Clostridium cagae:
- a CDS encoding nucleotidyltransferase family protein: MMKINLILLASGDSTRFRSNKLLTIVNNKPMYMNVIDEVLKINFHKIVLVTQYEEIKLALLNKNIEVVMNKNSELGISHSIELAMKKDVEADAYMFMVCDQPFIKSQTIENLIFRFMKSKKGMACVEFNGNLGNPTIFSKKYIDELLNLKGDVGGKAVMKKHLDDLEKVSIIDEIEIKDIDTREELINISYNNIYMR, encoded by the coding sequence ATGATGAAAATAAATTTAATATTATTAGCATCAGGGGATAGTACTAGATTTAGAAGCAATAAGTTATTAACTATTGTTAATAATAAACCAATGTATATGAATGTAATAGATGAGGTTTTAAAAATAAATTTTCATAAAATAGTTTTAGTTACTCAATATGAAGAGATTAAATTAGCTTTGTTAAATAAAAATATTGAAGTTGTTATGAATAAGAATAGTGAACTTGGAATATCTCATTCTATTGAGCTTGCAATGAAAAAGGATGTTGAAGCAGATGCATATATGTTTATGGTTTGTGACCAACCATTTATAAAATCACAAACTATAGAAAATTTGATATTTAGATTCATGAAAAGTAAAAAGGGAATGGCATGTGTTGAGTTTAATGGAAATTTAGGTAATCCAACTATATTTTCAAAAAAATATATTGATGAATTGCTTAATTTAAAGGGTGATGTTGGAGGAAAAGCAGTTATGAAAAAACACCTTGATGATTTAGAGAAAGTTTCCATTATTGATGAGATAGAAATTAAGGATATAGATACTAGAGAAGAATTAATTAATATATCCTACAATAATATATATATGAGGTAA
- a CDS encoding XdhC family protein, with amino-acid sequence MMKKKFYKDLFEKLNLNKEVFIVTVIQGSYDSKNIAGQKLFKSKKFMAIENDNLKNFWDEILSKIDFDKGTYVLELDNDIKLFIEYIIGKPNLIVCGGGHVALPLCEMANLLEFNVTVIDNRKEFANKERFPMASNVICKDFNEAFEEIEFNKNSYFAIVTRGHKYDRECLEIILKNDFYYVGMIGSKGKVQFVISSLLEKGYKKEDIDKVHTPIGLSIGAKTPAEVAVSILSEIIQIKNEKIISTIPDDISNTISNTNEPMVLTTIIEKHGSGPRDPGTKMLIKKNGEFIGTVGGGSVEYSVYKRALKLFEEKESILEEYNLSNSASAKLGMACGGHIKVFFEFINCDYNKTK; translated from the coding sequence ATGATGAAGAAAAAATTTTATAAAGATCTTTTTGAAAAATTAAATTTAAACAAAGAAGTATTTATAGTGACTGTTATACAGGGATCATATGACAGTAAAAATATAGCAGGACAAAAGCTGTTTAAAAGTAAGAAATTTATGGCTATAGAAAATGATAATCTTAAAAATTTCTGGGATGAAATTTTAAGTAAAATAGATTTTGATAAAGGCACATATGTTTTAGAACTTGATAATGATATAAAATTATTTATAGAGTATATTATAGGAAAGCCTAATTTAATTGTTTGTGGTGGAGGACATGTTGCCTTACCTTTATGTGAAATGGCAAATTTATTAGAGTTTAATGTTACTGTAATCGATAATAGGAAGGAATTTGCGAATAAAGAAAGATTTCCTATGGCAAGTAATGTTATATGTAAAGATTTCAATGAAGCATTTGAAGAAATCGAATTTAATAAAAATAGTTATTTTGCTATAGTTACAAGAGGTCACAAATATGATAGAGAGTGTTTAGAAATAATACTTAAAAATGACTTTTATTATGTTGGAATGATTGGAAGTAAAGGAAAAGTACAATTTGTAATAAGTAGTTTATTAGAAAAAGGATACAAAAAAGAAGACATTGATAAAGTGCATACTCCAATAGGTCTTAGTATAGGAGCAAAAACACCAGCAGAAGTAGCGGTAAGCATTTTATCAGAAATAATACAAATAAAAAATGAAAAAATAATAAGTACTATACCCGATGATATTTCTAATACTATATCAAATACAAATGAACCAATGGTTTTAACTACAATAATTGAGAAGCATGGATCAGGTCCTAGAGATCCTGGCACAAAAATGCTTATAAAGAAAAATGGTGAATTTATTGGTACTGTTGGTGGTGGAAGTGTTGAATATTCAGTTTATAAAAGAGCATTAAAGTTATTTGAAGAAAAAGAATCCATTTTAGAAGAATATAATTTATCAAATTCTGCTTCTGCAAAACTGGGTATGGCTTGTGGAGGACATATAAAAGTATTTTTTGAGTTTATAAATTGTGATTATAATAAAACTAAATAA
- the cbiQ gene encoding cobalt ECF transporter T component CbiQ translates to MKIKLKEKSHNHSEGIYSIDFYAYQSQIGHWNSMFKVLFAFITLLFCIIADNFYVSLTIVFTMAFITIYKGGIHFREYLHLLTIPLVFMILGSIAIAIGISTRPLGQYNLNFRWFYLYSSNENIIKTLKIMMKAFGAISAMYMMTLSTSASEIISVLRKLHIPKLIIELMNMVYRFIFILLDVQCKMKNSAQSRLGYVDFKTSCYSFGSTAGNLLIVSLKKANAYYDSMESRCYNGEMNFLEEDKNIEINQIVLAIIYMLCLIILWLITI, encoded by the coding sequence ATGAAAATTAAATTAAAAGAAAAATCGCATAATCATTCAGAAGGAATATATTCAATTGATTTTTATGCATACCAATCTCAAATAGGTCATTGGAATTCTATGTTCAAGGTATTATTTGCATTTATTACATTATTATTTTGCATTATTGCAGATAATTTTTATGTATCTTTAACTATTGTATTTACTATGGCTTTTATTACTATATACAAAGGTGGAATTCATTTTCGGGAATATTTGCATCTACTTACTATACCACTGGTTTTTATGATTCTTGGTAGTATTGCAATTGCTATAGGAATATCAACACGACCATTAGGACAATATAATTTGAATTTTCGCTGGTTTTATTTATATTCATCAAATGAAAACATAATAAAAACATTGAAAATTATGATGAAGGCATTTGGAGCAATAAGTGCTATGTATATGATGACTTTATCTACATCAGCTAGTGAAATAATTTCTGTTTTACGTAAACTTCATATACCAAAACTTATAATTGAATTAATGAATATGGTATATAGATTTATATTTATTTTACTAGATGTACAATGCAAAATGAAAAATTCAGCACAATCTAGGTTAGGATATGTTGATTTTAAAACATCTTGTTATTCTTTTGGTAGTACAGCAGGAAATCTTTTGATTGTTTCTTTAAAAAAGGCAAATGCTTATTATGATTCAATGGAGTCTAGATGTTATAATGGTGAGATGAATTTTTTAGAAGAAGATAAAAATATAGAAATAAATCAAATAGTATTAGCAATAATTTATATGTTATGTTTAATAATCTTATGGTTAATAACTATATAG
- a CDS encoding energy-coupling factor ABC transporter ATP-binding protein, giving the protein MNKSSNNSILQVRNLNYKYNNEKIALSNINIDIHEGEKVAILGSNGAGKSTFFLNINGVLTPKNGEIIYRGKKISKKELNELRKNIGIVFQDADNQIIASTVLAEVSFGPMNLKLPKEKVKIRVEEALSYMNLTDFKNRPPHYLSGGEKKRVSIADIIAMQSEVIIFDEPTASLDPLNAIMLEEVLKKLSEEKKTLLISTHDVDFAYRWAERVIVFANGEIIADGTPLQIFKDDKIIKCANLKRPTMLDVYEILVDKGLIKNNSIYPKNIVEFTNML; this is encoded by the coding sequence ATGAATAAAAGTTCAAATAATTCAATTTTACAGGTGAGAAATTTAAATTATAAATATAACAATGAAAAAATTGCATTATCAAATATAAATATTGATATTCACGAAGGTGAAAAAGTAGCTATTTTGGGATCAAATGGAGCAGGTAAATCTACGTTTTTTTTAAATATTAATGGAGTTTTAACACCTAAAAATGGTGAGATTATTTATAGAGGAAAAAAAATATCTAAAAAAGAACTTAATGAATTAAGAAAAAATATAGGTATTGTATTTCAAGATGCAGATAATCAGATAATAGCTTCAACTGTTTTAGCAGAAGTTTCTTTTGGACCTATGAATTTAAAATTACCTAAGGAGAAAGTTAAAATAAGGGTTGAAGAAGCACTTTCATATATGAATTTAACAGATTTTAAGAATCGTCCTCCACATTATTTGAGTGGTGGTGAGAAAAAGAGAGTTAGTATTGCAGATATTATTGCAATGCAATCAGAAGTTATAATTTTTGATGAACCTACAGCATCATTAGATCCTTTAAATGCAATTATGCTTGAAGAAGTTTTAAAAAAATTATCAGAAGAGAAAAAAACACTTTTAATATCTACACATGATGTAGACTTTGCTTATCGTTGGGCAGAACGTGTTATTGTTTTTGCTAATGGAGAAATTATAGCAGATGGAACACCATTACAAATATTTAAGGATGATAAAATAATAAAATGTGCAAATTTAAAGCGTCCTACTATGCTAGATGTATATGAAATTTTAGTAGATAAAGGCTTAATTAAAAATAATTCCATTTATCCTAAGAATATAGTTGAATTTACTAACATGTTATAA
- a CDS encoding energy-coupling factor ABC transporter permease: MKEQKTIKKIAIIFALLFGITPAVNAMHIMEGYLPVKYCVSWGIISLPFLIAGFFSIKKTLREDRKSLVILAMSGAFIFVISSLKIPSVTGSCSHMTGTGLGAILFGPFAVGILGIIVLIFQAILLAHGGITTLGANTFSMSIAGPILSYIIYILCKKLKVNKKLGIFLAASLGDLFTYSITSLQLAIAYPSPDGGIGASAIKFLGVFAPTQIPLAIVEGILTVIVIIGLETYAKSELTSIGFMKEGK, translated from the coding sequence ATGAAAGAACAAAAAACCATTAAGAAAATCGCTATTATATTTGCTTTACTATTTGGAATAACTCCAGCAGTAAATGCGATGCATATTATGGAGGGGTATTTACCAGTTAAGTATTGTGTATCATGGGGAATTATAAGTTTACCATTTTTAATAGCAGGATTTTTTTCTATTAAAAAAACTTTAAGAGAAGATAGGAAATCATTAGTGATTTTAGCTATGTCAGGTGCATTTATATTTGTAATATCATCTTTAAAGATTCCATCAGTTACAGGAAGTTGCTCTCATATGACTGGAACAGGTCTTGGTGCCATTTTGTTTGGACCATTTGCTGTTGGGATTTTAGGAATTATAGTATTAATATTTCAAGCAATTTTATTAGCACATGGTGGAATTACTACACTTGGAGCAAATACATTTTCTATGTCAATTGCAGGACCAATATTATCTTATATAATATATATTCTATGTAAAAAGTTAAAGGTTAATAAAAAACTAGGTATCTTCTTAGCAGCATCTTTAGGAGATTTATTTACTTATAGTATTACTAGTTTACAGCTAGCTATTGCTTATCCATCACCAGATGGTGGAATTGGTGCTTCTGCAATAAAATTCTTAGGGGTTTTTGCACCAACTCAAATACCACTTGCAATTGTTGAAGGTATATTAACAGTTATTGTTATTATAGGATTAGAAACATATGCAAAATCTGAATTAACATCAATTGGATTTATGAAGGAGGGAAAATAA
- a CDS encoding energy-coupling factor ABC transporter substrate-binding protein, whose translation MSKNKKTVIILLIIALIITIVPLFALKGAEFGGSDDAGSEMIEEIHGEYEPWFTPVMETWIDGELPGEIESLLFCVQTGIGVGVFAFFMGRFVERKKWQTGSNKEC comes from the coding sequence ATGAGTAAAAACAAAAAAACAGTAATAATATTATTAATTATTGCATTAATTATTACTATAGTTCCTCTATTTGCATTAAAAGGTGCCGAATTTGGTGGATCTGATGATGCTGGAAGTGAAATGATAGAAGAAATACATGGAGAATATGAACCTTGGTTTACACCTGTTATGGAGACATGGATTGATGGAGAATTACCAGGTGAGATAGAGAGTCTTCTGTTTTGCGTTCAAACAGGTATAGGTGTTGGAGTTTTTGCATTTTTCATGGGAAGATTTGTAGAGAGAAAGAAATGGCAAACAGGTAGTAATAAAGAATGTTAA
- a CDS encoding TetR/AcrR family transcriptional regulator, whose amino-acid sequence MEEIINNKRKLRIIDAAIKVFTNKSFEEVTMREIAATAGLTTGAIYYHYKSKDDLLYDVINHSIHFIYRISEKDGTNLKNKDVLLSEIKNEVTIRLSKKDEQKLHLLLISYLISKNGELKEKYKENYNIIIDKVANMYIYTFGVENEKLKKSLASIFVAALDGMAIQYSLGLLPQKQTDFIKVFNDFFAESIPLFMKRHLE is encoded by the coding sequence ATGGAAGAAATTATTAACAATAAAAGAAAATTAAGAATTATAGATGCTGCAATTAAAGTATTCACTAATAAAAGTTTTGAAGAAGTTACCATGCGTGAAATTGCAGCTACAGCGGGACTTACTACTGGTGCAATATATTATCATTATAAAAGTAAAGATGATTTATTATACGATGTGATAAATCACTCCATACATTTTATTTATAGAATATCAGAAAAAGATGGGACAAATTTAAAGAATAAAGATGTACTTTTATCAGAAATAAAAAATGAAGTGACTATACGTTTATCAAAGAAAGATGAACAAAAATTACATTTATTACTTATTAGCTATTTGATTTCAAAAAATGGAGAATTAAAAGAGAAGTATAAAGAAAATTATAATATCATAATTGATAAAGTTGCTAATATGTATATATATACTTTTGGAGTAGAAAATGAAAAATTAAAGAAAAGTTTAGCTTCTATCTTTGTTGCAGCGTTAGATGGAATGGCAATACAATATTCTCTAGGACTTCTTCCTCAAAAACAAACAGATTTTATTAAAGTTTTTAATGACTTCTTTGCAGAAAGTATTCCTTTATTCATGAAACGACATTTAGAATAG
- a CDS encoding DUF5692 family protein yields MFLFQSIPWYSWLMFFIVLGGLMLFNEIGRYNKYTGIALFIVLPILLTIFVWPNTSGAKSGQSTANWFQWVKTYSALAGCIIFMGLRFSKKIQAKKWYYVLPPAILAINITEAVIREFQVYGMNETINGMTYIGGPWNIMNGIAGILNILTICGWFGIIVSTDKQKDMIWPDMLWFWIIAYDLWNFGYLYNCVTDRAFYGGLALLLSCTIPAFSIKKGAWLQHRAQTLALWMMVVMIFPGFFTGGKYAVASTHNPRAYMVVSIIALAANILVAAYQVYTIVKNKKNPLKDEIYTELKSYNTIKKSNM; encoded by the coding sequence ATGTTTTTATTTCAATCAATTCCTTGGTATTCTTGGTTAATGTTTTTTATTGTATTAGGTGGTTTAATGTTATTTAACGAAATTGGTAGATACAATAAATACACAGGAATTGCATTATTTATAGTATTACCCATTCTATTAACTATTTTTGTGTGGCCTAATACTTCTGGTGCTAAATCAGGTCAGTCAACTGCTAATTGGTTTCAGTGGGTAAAGACATATTCAGCTCTTGCTGGTTGTATTATTTTTATGGGATTACGTTTCTCAAAAAAGATTCAGGCAAAAAAGTGGTATTATGTACTTCCACCAGCTATTCTAGCTATTAATATTACTGAAGCAGTTATTCGTGAATTTCAAGTTTATGGTATGAATGAAACTATAAATGGTATGACCTATATTGGTGGCCCTTGGAATATTATGAATGGTATTGCAGGAATTCTTAATATCTTAACAATTTGTGGTTGGTTTGGAATTATAGTAAGTACTGATAAACAAAAAGATATGATTTGGCCGGACATGCTTTGGTTCTGGATTATTGCTTACGATTTATGGAACTTTGGTTACTTATATAATTGCGTAACAGATCGTGCCTTCTATGGTGGCTTAGCGCTATTGTTATCTTGTACAATACCAGCATTTTCTATAAAGAAAGGTGCATGGTTACAACATCGTGCTCAGACTCTTGCTTTATGGATGATGGTAGTAATGATTTTTCCAGGATTTTTTACAGGAGGAAAATATGCAGTTGCATCTACTCATAATCCTAGAGCATATATGGTAGTTAGTATTATTGCACTGGCTGCAAATATTTTAGTAGCAGCATATCAAGTTTATACAATTGTAAAGAATAAGAAGAATCCTCTTAAAGATGAAATTTACACAGAACTTAAATCGTACAATACGATTAAAAAATCTAACATGTAA
- a CDS encoding phytoene desaturase family protein translates to MHYDVIVIGGGNGGLSVGATLAKKGKKICLLEKHNIPGGCGTSFRRGRFEFEVALHQLSSVGTEESPGPTRKIFEELGIMDQLDLSTLNSLYRIVLPGKVDVTMPTDVNEAIVYLSKKFPEYTEQIKQFYNLVFSLFKEANEIQNVSIDKISKEKFPIYFKYALKTAQEVLDEFFEDRNLQLCLNAYWSFMGTPPSIFPFIILAGNISVYMKFKPKYLKGGSQVISQALAEVIRNNNGEVKFNCGAKKIIVENGKAVGAITEDDEKLTADVIVSNISPTTTYFDLLESKNVPKEAVQYLSNFKPSISALTCFIGLDCAPEDIGIKEAMNIFYKSADVNKDFLKANIIEVEDDPIVFTCYTIDDPTVSPKGTSIITAGCIKYGKPWLELSPEKYYETKYQCANAIVDRIEVNYPGFRDHIEEISVATPLTHMRYLNTPEGCVYGYEQDLKSTGFFYPNKSMIKNLEFTGGFVGLCGFSPNYIQGYKKANEILANYWNGGI, encoded by the coding sequence ATGCATTATGATGTAATTGTAATTGGTGGGGGGAATGGAGGTTTGTCAGTTGGAGCTACTCTTGCTAAAAAAGGAAAGAAAATTTGCCTATTAGAGAAGCATAATATTCCTGGAGGATGTGGTACAAGTTTTAGACGTGGAAGATTTGAATTTGAAGTTGCTTTGCATCAGCTCAGTTCTGTGGGAACAGAAGAATCTCCAGGACCAACTAGAAAGATTTTTGAAGAATTAGGAATAATGGATCAACTTGATTTATCTACTTTAAATAGTTTGTATAGAATTGTTTTGCCTGGTAAAGTAGATGTAACAATGCCAACAGATGTAAATGAAGCAATTGTTTATTTATCAAAAAAATTTCCTGAATATACAGAACAAATAAAGCAATTCTATAATTTAGTTTTTTCATTATTTAAAGAAGCTAATGAGATACAAAATGTTTCTATAGATAAAATATCAAAAGAAAAGTTTCCAATATATTTTAAGTATGCATTAAAAACTGCCCAAGAAGTATTAGATGAATTTTTTGAGGATAGGAACTTACAATTATGTCTTAATGCATATTGGTCATTTATGGGTACACCTCCATCTATTTTTCCATTTATTATATTAGCGGGTAATATATCTGTTTATATGAAATTCAAACCTAAGTATTTAAAGGGAGGATCTCAAGTTATTTCTCAAGCTCTTGCAGAAGTTATTAGAAATAATAACGGTGAAGTTAAATTTAATTGTGGAGCAAAAAAAATTATTGTAGAAAATGGTAAGGCAGTAGGTGCTATTACAGAAGATGATGAAAAATTAACAGCAGATGTAATAGTATCTAATATTAGTCCAACAACAACTTATTTCGATCTTTTGGAATCTAAAAATGTACCTAAAGAAGCGGTACAATATTTAAGTAACTTTAAGCCTAGTATATCTGCATTAACATGTTTTATTGGTTTAGATTGTGCTCCAGAAGATATAGGAATAAAAGAAGCTATGAATATATTTTATAAATCAGCAGATGTTAATAAAGATTTTTTAAAAGCAAATATTATAGAGGTTGAAGATGATCCAATAGTATTTACTTGTTATACAATTGATGATCCAACAGTATCGCCTAAAGGCACATCTATTATTACAGCAGGTTGCATAAAATATGGGAAACCATGGTTAGAGTTATCTCCTGAAAAATATTATGAAACGAAATATCAATGTGCAAATGCAATAGTAGATCGTATTGAAGTAAATTATCCAGGCTTTAGAGATCATATTGAGGAAATTTCAGTTGCAACACCTTTAACACATATGAGATATTTGAATACTCCAGAAGGATGTGTTTATGGATATGAACAAGATTTAAAATCTACAGGTTTTTTCTATCCAAATAAATCAATGATTAAAAACTTAGAGTTCACAGGTGGATTCGTAGGACTTTGTGGATTCAGTCCAAACTATATTCAAGGATATAAAAAGGCAAATGAGATTCTTGCTAACTATTGGAATGGAGGAATTTAA
- a CDS encoding iron-sulfur cluster-binding domain-containing protein: MKEFISEIENINKIIGEIEILKKNGKDYSIDRGRTKKLIDRLHPKTLDLILSEIIDRTEDSKTFHFVSKNGYLPIFEAGQYINVFVEIQGVRTSRPYSISSSPKQRAYYEITVARIKNGFVSDYFLDKAKVGDNFQSSSPSGEFHYNPVFHGKNLVFLAGGSGITPFMSMIKDVLNSGLDRNINLIYGIKNEESAIFLEELKEFNSRHNNFNLTLVASEPQDNYTGESGFITGNLIKRKVTNINPSSFYICGPQVMYDFCRKELKRLGVKNSKIHQEMFGARQDIQNEPGWPENLTGKEEFNISLSDGRSLKGFSGESLLTSLERAGVRVNVCCRSGECSLCRVKLVSGTIFQPRGVLQRYVDEKYGYIHSCKSYPISDVKIVL, encoded by the coding sequence ATGAAGGAATTTATTTCAGAAATTGAAAATATTAATAAAATAATTGGGGAAATTGAAATTCTTAAAAAGAATGGTAAGGATTACAGCATAGATCGTGGAAGAACTAAAAAGTTAATTGATAGATTACATCCTAAAACATTAGATCTTATATTGTCAGAGATTATTGATAGAACTGAGGACTCTAAAACTTTTCATTTTGTATCTAAGAATGGATATCTTCCCATTTTTGAAGCAGGTCAATATATTAATGTATTTGTTGAAATTCAGGGAGTTCGTACAAGTAGACCATATAGTATTTCTTCTTCTCCAAAACAAAGAGCTTATTATGAAATCACTGTTGCAAGAATTAAGAATGGATTTGTATCAGATTATTTTTTAGATAAAGCTAAAGTTGGAGATAACTTTCAATCTAGTTCACCATCAGGAGAATTTCATTATAATCCAGTATTTCATGGAAAAAATTTAGTTTTTTTAGCTGGAGGAAGTGGAATAACTCCTTTTATGAGTATGATTAAAGATGTATTAAATTCAGGATTAGATAGAAATATTAACTTAATTTATGGTATCAAAAATGAAGAATCAGCAATATTTTTAGAGGAACTTAAAGAATTTAATTCTCGTCATAATAATTTTAATTTAACACTTGTTGCTTCTGAGCCACAAGACAATTATACAGGGGAAAGTGGATTTATTACTGGAAATTTAATAAAAAGAAAAGTAACTAATATAAATCCATCAAGTTTTTATATCTGTGGTCCTCAAGTTATGTATGATTTTTGCAGAAAAGAACTTAAACGTTTAGGGGTTAAAAATTCAAAAATTCATCAAGAAATGTTTGGAGCTAGGCAAGATATTCAAAATGAACCTGGTTGGCCAGAGAATTTAACTGGAAAAGAAGAATTTAATATTTCTCTATCTGATGGAAGAAGTTTAAAGGGATTTTCAGGAGAATCATTATTAACTTCACTTGAAAGAGCTGGAGTGAGAGTAAATGTATGCTGTCGTTCGGGAGAATGTAGTTTATGTAGAGTAAAGTTAGTATCAGGAACTATTTTTCAACCAAGAGGTGTATTACAACGTTATGTAGATGAAAAGTATGGATATATTCATTCTTGTAAATCATATCCAATTAGTGATGTGAAAATTGTTTTATAA
- a CDS encoding sigma-54-dependent Fis family transcriptional regulator, whose amino-acid sequence MENYMTFIDNAWKKFIATGEVDPKVRSDIGDSWIRCRKYGVDPNNGRGSIKHHNIDELIKNNIELISVARPIMESVYSMVSGSGFALFLSDKDGYLLEIIGDQDIMERVNELNFLKGELWTENIVGTNAIGTALYLNKPVQTIGAEHYGVNQHSWTCSASPIHDEDGNLIGCINMSGNYYNAHSHTMGIVTAAAQSIQKQMALTISYKLLNVTFDSISEGMIVINEDMKVKRVNGRALEILNISSEEAIKMDINNVLRGVHFHKLLNENNRSLNNIEWDFNINSSIVKCVINVVPLNISGKNNGMVITFTEVKRVHKLVNKFVGYKAQYKFDDIMTTNNDMKKMMAFAKKAAISDCNILIQGESGTGKELIAQSIHNYSERHKGPFVAVNCASIPRELVESELFGYEKGAFTGALKEGHPGKFELADGGTIFLDEIGELPLDTQSKLLRVLDNGKVIRVGGTYEKQLDVRVIGATNRVLKKEISKQNFREDLYYRLSVMEIKTIPLRDRIDDIDVLIKYFIEKLNLKNRDKIIRINDYYVDELKKYNWPGNIRELRNVVERDYYLSDNEITNINNMYYIEESNKTVKEIFNIKEDIKIIPLEYLEKNAIYDAIKKCNGNIQLASKLLKIGRATLYRKIKKYGIDVSK is encoded by the coding sequence ATGGAAAACTACATGACTTTTATTGATAATGCATGGAAAAAATTTATTGCCACAGGAGAAGTCGATCCTAAAGTTAGAAGTGATATTGGTGATTCGTGGATAAGGTGTAGGAAGTATGGAGTTGACCCTAACAATGGAAGAGGAAGCATTAAGCATCACAACATAGATGAATTAATAAAAAATAATATCGAACTTATTTCAGTAGCTAGACCTATCATGGAAAGTGTTTATAGTATGGTTTCAGGATCAGGCTTTGCTTTATTTTTATCAGATAAAGATGGATATTTATTAGAGATAATAGGCGATCAGGATATAATGGAGAGAGTTAATGAACTAAACTTTTTAAAAGGTGAATTATGGACAGAAAATATAGTAGGAACAAATGCTATAGGAACAGCGTTATATCTGAATAAACCAGTTCAAACTATAGGAGCAGAGCATTATGGAGTAAATCAACATTCATGGACTTGCTCAGCATCACCTATTCATGATGAAGATGGAAATTTAATAGGATGTATAAATATGTCTGGGAATTATTATAATGCTCATTCTCATACTATGGGGATAGTAACAGCTGCAGCTCAGTCAATTCAAAAGCAAATGGCATTAACTATTTCATATAAATTATTAAATGTGACATTTGATTCTATATCAGAAGGTATGATAGTTATTAATGAAGATATGAAAGTGAAAAGGGTAAATGGAAGAGCATTAGAAATATTAAATATATCATCAGAAGAAGCTATAAAAATGGATATTAATAATGTTTTAAGGGGAGTTCATTTTCATAAATTGTTGAATGAAAACAACAGATCATTAAATAATATAGAATGGGATTTTAATATAAATAGTAGCATAGTGAAGTGTGTTATAAATGTAGTTCCATTAAATATAAGTGGTAAGAACAATGGTATGGTAATAACTTTTACAGAAGTTAAAAGAGTTCATAAATTAGTAAATAAGTTTGTAGGATATAAAGCTCAATATAAATTTGATGATATTATGACAACAAATAATGATATGAAGAAGATGATGGCTTTTGCAAAAAAAGCTGCTATAAGTGATTGTAATATATTAATTCAAGGAGAAAGTGGAACTGGTAAAGAATTAATAGCACAATCAATACATAATTATAGTGAACGACATAAAGGACCTTTTGTTGCTGTAAACTGTGCATCGATTCCGAGAGAATTAGTGGAAAGTGAATTATTTGGATATGAAAAAGGTGCTTTTACAGGTGCTTTAAAAGAAGGGCACCCAGGAAAATTTGAACTTGCAGATGGAGGAACAATATTTTTAGATGAAATAGGAGAACTTCCTTTAGATACTCAAAGCAAGCTCCTTAGAGTTTTGGATAATGGGAAAGTTATAAGAGTGGGAGGAACTTATGAAAAACAATTAGATGTTAGAGTTATTGGTGCTACTAACAGGGTGTTAAAAAAAGAAATAAGTAAACAAAATTTTAGAGAAGATTTATATTATAGACTAAGTGTAATGGAGATAAAGACTATTCCTTTAAGAGATAGAATAGATGATATAGATGTACTTATAAAATACTTCATAGAAAAGTTAAATTTAAAAAATAGAGATAAAATTATAAGAATAAATGATTATTACGTAGATGAATTAAAAAAGTATAATTGGCCAGGAAACATAAGAGAGCTTAGAAATGTAGTAGAAAGAGATTATTATTTAAGTGATAATGAAATTACTAATATAAATAATATGTACTATATCGAGGAAAGTAATAAAACCGTAAAGGAAATTTTTAATATTAAAGAAGATATAAAGATAATACCATTAGAATATTTGGAGAAAAATGCTATATATGATGCAATAAAAAAATGTAATGGAAATATTCAGTTAGCATCTAAGTTATTGAAAATAGGTAGAGCAACATTGTATAGAAAAATTAAAAAGTATGGAATTGATGTATCAAAATGA